The following are encoded in a window of Mycobacterium sp. ELW1 genomic DNA:
- a CDS encoding RNA methyltransferase, with protein sequence MSESEALTERSARVAAAVKLQRHTGRRRAGRFLAEGPNLVEAAGRRGLVIEVFATEAAAQRHAQLLTGLVVHRVTERAAKALSETVTPSGLVAVCTTPDDDIDAVLAGRPQLVVVAVELSEPGNAGTLIRLADAMGAAAVVFAGHSVDPYNGKVLRSSAGSIFAVPVVVADDAEDVFGRLRGADLKVLATTLDGEMSLDDADPVLAAPTAWVFGPEAQGLSADVAALADHRVTIPMSGGAESLNVAAAAAICLYQSARVQRAQLSGRSG encoded by the coding sequence ATTTCGGAGTCAGAGGCACTCACTGAACGATCCGCCCGGGTGGCAGCTGCAGTAAAACTGCAGCGCCACACCGGGCGTCGTCGTGCTGGGCGCTTTTTGGCCGAGGGGCCCAACCTGGTCGAGGCCGCGGGCCGCCGTGGACTGGTGATCGAGGTGTTCGCCACCGAAGCGGCGGCGCAGCGCCATGCCCAGCTGCTCACCGGGTTGGTTGTCCACCGGGTGACCGAGCGTGCGGCCAAGGCGTTGTCGGAAACGGTGACGCCCTCGGGGTTGGTCGCGGTGTGTACGACGCCCGACGACGATATCGATGCCGTGCTGGCCGGACGGCCACAGTTGGTGGTGGTGGCGGTCGAACTGTCGGAACCGGGTAATGCCGGGACCCTGATCCGGTTGGCCGACGCGATGGGAGCCGCGGCGGTGGTGTTCGCCGGGCACAGTGTGGATCCCTATAACGGCAAGGTCTTACGGTCTTCGGCGGGCAGCATCTTCGCGGTGCCGGTGGTGGTCGCCGATGATGCTGAGGACGTCTTCGGCCGGTTGCGCGGCGCGGACCTGAAGGTGCTGGCGACGACGCTGGATGGTGAGATGAGCCTGGACGACGCCGACCCGGTCCTGGCCGCGCCGACGGCCTGGGTGTTCGGCCCCGAGGCGCAGGGTCTGTCCGCGGACGTTGCCGCGCTGGCCGACCACCGGGTGACAATCCCGATGAGCGGCGGCGCGGAGAGTCTGAATGTCGCTGCCGCTGCGGCTATTTGCCTGTATCAGAGCGCGCGTGTCCAGCGTGCGCAGCTCTCAGGGCGCTCCGGCTAG
- the lysX gene encoding bifunctional lysylphosphatidylglycerol synthetase/lysine--tRNA ligase LysX, giving the protein MTVTTSRPTSRFRWVPAAAGWIIGVIATLSLLSSVSTILRHTIRIPREFINSYLFNFPDTSFAWAFVLALLAAALAARKRIAWWILVFYMVAASVWNITDLLTGDETAAVDAGEVIGLTFHIAAAIALVLAYKEFWARVRRGALVKAAATLVAGLAVGTAIGWALLEFFPGTLAREDRFLYALNRVGAFAGAGSESFTGHPHTFVNALLGLFGAMALMVAAIVLFQSQRAENALTGEDESAIRGLLQVYGKNDSLGYFATRRDKSVVFAANGRAAITYRVEVGVCLASGDPIGDPRAWPQAIAAWLSLCQEYGWAPGVMGASSTGAQAFREAGLNALQLGDEAILYPDQFHLSGSDMRAVRQAVTRARRAGLTVRFRRHRDFSPAEMAAVISRADSWRDTETERGFSMALGRLGDLADGDCLLVEAVQGASGEGQEGGEVVAMLSLVPWGTNGLSLDLMRRSPKSPNGTIELMVTELLQNAEELGVSRVSLNFAMFRAAFEQGAQLGAGPVARLWRAVLVFFSKWWQLETLYRSNMKYQPQWVPRYACYEDARLVPRVGVASVIAEGFLVLPFSRRTKQHTGHYSAVPEDLAASGRLHADGTAPDAVDEPADDPETRQRERLPDQVRVRMAKLKTLQRNGIDAYPVGTPPTHTIAQALGAADDVTLSVAGRILRARDYGGVVFAQLRDWSGDVQLLLDKATLDGAAEDFAAVDLGDLVEVTGHMGYSKNGTRSVLVQQWRMLGKCLRPLPDKWKGLQDPEARVRARYVDLAINAEARDLIRARSNVLHSIRDTLFNKGFLEVETPILQQIHGGANARPFKTHINAYDLDLYLRIAPELYLKRLCVGGVERVFELGRAFRNEGVDFSHNPEFTLLEAYQAHADYRVWIDGCRELIQNAAIAANGSAVVMRPRPDRPDQLEPIDISGVWTVKTVHDAVSEALGEEIDAHTDLAVLRRLCHAARIPYLTHWDCGAVVLELYERLVEEHTEAPTFYTDFPTSVSPLTRPHRSKPGVAERWDLVAWGVELGTAYSELTDPVEQRRRLQEQSLLAAGGDAEAMELDEDFLQAMEYAMPPTGGLGVGVDRVVMLITGRSIRETLPFPLAKPR; this is encoded by the coding sequence ATGACCGTCACCACGAGCCGGCCAACTTCACGGTTCCGCTGGGTGCCCGCGGCGGCCGGCTGGATCATCGGCGTGATCGCGACGCTGTCGCTGCTGTCGAGCGTCTCGACGATATTGCGGCACACCATCCGGATACCGCGGGAGTTCATCAACAGCTATCTGTTCAACTTCCCCGACACCAGCTTCGCGTGGGCGTTCGTCCTTGCTCTGCTGGCCGCCGCGCTCGCGGCGCGCAAACGGATCGCCTGGTGGATTCTCGTCTTCTACATGGTGGCCGCGTCGGTGTGGAACATCACCGACCTGCTGACCGGCGACGAGACCGCAGCTGTGGACGCCGGCGAAGTGATCGGCCTGACGTTCCACATCGCCGCGGCCATCGCACTGGTGCTCGCCTACAAGGAGTTCTGGGCACGGGTCCGCCGCGGGGCCCTGGTCAAGGCCGCCGCAACGCTGGTAGCCGGCTTGGCCGTCGGCACCGCGATCGGCTGGGCCCTGCTCGAGTTCTTCCCCGGCACCCTGGCCCGCGAAGATCGATTCCTGTACGCACTCAACCGGGTCGGCGCGTTCGCCGGTGCCGGCTCCGAATCCTTCACCGGTCATCCGCACACCTTCGTCAACGCACTGCTCGGCCTGTTCGGCGCCATGGCGCTGATGGTGGCCGCGATCGTGCTGTTCCAATCCCAGCGCGCCGAGAACGCGTTGACCGGAGAGGACGAATCCGCCATCCGCGGACTGCTGCAGGTGTACGGCAAGAACGATTCGCTCGGCTATTTCGCCACCCGTCGGGACAAGTCCGTGGTGTTCGCCGCCAACGGGCGCGCCGCGATCACCTATCGCGTCGAGGTCGGGGTCTGCCTGGCCAGCGGGGACCCGATCGGCGACCCGCGCGCCTGGCCGCAGGCCATCGCGGCGTGGCTGTCGCTGTGCCAGGAGTACGGCTGGGCACCCGGGGTGATGGGCGCGAGTTCCACCGGCGCCCAAGCGTTCCGCGAGGCCGGTCTCAACGCCCTCCAACTCGGCGACGAGGCGATCCTGTATCCCGACCAGTTCCACCTGTCCGGGTCCGACATGCGCGCCGTGCGCCAGGCCGTCACCCGCGCCCGTCGCGCAGGCCTCACAGTCCGGTTCCGGCGGCACCGCGACTTTTCGCCGGCGGAGATGGCCGCCGTGATCAGCCGGGCCGACAGCTGGCGCGACACCGAAACCGAACGCGGCTTCTCGATGGCACTGGGGCGGCTCGGTGACCTCGCCGACGGCGACTGCTTGTTGGTGGAGGCGGTGCAGGGCGCGAGCGGCGAGGGGCAGGAGGGAGGCGAGGTCGTCGCGATGCTCTCGTTGGTGCCGTGGGGCACCAACGGGCTGTCGCTGGACCTGATGCGCCGTTCGCCGAAGTCCCCCAACGGAACCATCGAGTTGATGGTCACCGAACTGCTGCAGAACGCCGAAGAACTTGGCGTCAGCCGCGTCTCGCTGAACTTCGCGATGTTCCGCGCCGCCTTCGAGCAGGGCGCCCAACTCGGCGCCGGCCCCGTCGCGCGGCTGTGGCGCGCCGTGCTGGTGTTCTTCTCGAAGTGGTGGCAGTTGGAGACCCTGTACCGCTCCAACATGAAGTACCAACCGCAGTGGGTCCCGCGTTACGCCTGCTACGAGGACGCGCGACTGGTGCCGCGGGTCGGTGTCGCATCCGTCATCGCCGAGGGCTTCCTGGTGCTGCCGTTCTCCCGGCGCACCAAACAGCACACCGGCCATTACTCGGCGGTCCCCGAGGACCTGGCCGCATCGGGACGGCTGCACGCCGACGGCACGGCGCCCGATGCGGTCGACGAACCCGCCGACGACCCCGAGACCCGGCAACGCGAACGCCTCCCGGACCAGGTTCGTGTTCGGATGGCAAAGCTGAAAACGCTGCAGCGCAACGGAATCGACGCATACCCGGTGGGCACCCCGCCCACCCACACCATCGCCCAGGCGCTGGGCGCCGCCGACGACGTCACCCTCAGCGTCGCGGGCCGGATCCTGCGTGCCCGTGACTACGGCGGCGTCGTGTTCGCCCAGCTACGCGACTGGTCCGGCGACGTGCAGCTGCTGTTGGACAAGGCGACGCTCGACGGCGCCGCCGAAGACTTCGCCGCCGTCGACCTCGGTGATCTCGTCGAGGTCACCGGGCACATGGGGTACAGCAAGAACGGCACCCGATCGGTGCTGGTCCAGCAGTGGCGCATGCTCGGAAAGTGCCTGCGCCCCTTGCCGGACAAGTGGAAGGGCCTGCAGGATCCCGAGGCCCGGGTCCGCGCACGCTACGTCGACCTCGCCATCAACGCCGAAGCCCGAGACCTGATCCGGGCGCGCAGCAACGTCCTGCACTCGATCCGGGACACCTTGTTCAACAAGGGCTTTCTCGAAGTCGAGACGCCGATCCTGCAACAGATCCACGGCGGAGCCAACGCCCGGCCGTTCAAAACCCACATCAACGCCTACGACCTTGACCTTTATCTGCGCATCGCACCTGAGCTATACCTCAAGCGGTTGTGCGTCGGCGGCGTCGAGCGGGTCTTCGAGTTGGGCCGGGCGTTCCGCAACGAGGGCGTCGATTTCAGCCACAACCCGGAGTTCACCCTGCTCGAGGCCTACCAGGCGCACGCCGACTACCGGGTGTGGATCGACGGCTGCCGCGAATTGATCCAGAACGCGGCAATCGCGGCCAACGGGTCCGCAGTGGTGATGCGCCCCAGGCCGGACCGCCCCGACCAGCTCGAACCGATCGACATCTCCGGCGTATGGACGGTCAAGACCGTGCACGACGCCGTCTCCGAAGCCCTCGGCGAAGAGATCGACGCCCACACCGATCTGGCCGTGCTGCGCCGGTTGTGCCATGCCGCGCGGATTCCCTACCTGACCCATTGGGACTGCGGTGCGGTGGTGCTCGAACTGTACGAGCGGCTGGTGGAGGAACACACCGAAGCACCGACGTTCTACACCGACTTTCCGACCTCGGTGTCGCCGCTGACCCGTCCACATCGCAGCAAGCCAGGGGTCGCCGAGCGTTGGGATCTGGTGGCGTGGGGCGTCGAGCTGGGCACCGCCTACAGCGAGCTGACCGATCCGGTCGAGCAGCGACGCCGGCTGCAGGAACAGTCGCTGCTGGCCGCCGGTGGCGATGCCGAGGCGATGGAGCTCGACGAGGACTTCCTGCAGGCAATGGAATACGCGATGCCGCCGACCGGCGGCCTCGGCGTCGGCGTCGACCGGGTGGTCATGCTGATCACCGGCCGCAGCATCCGGGAAACGCTCCCCTTCCCGCTTGCCAAACCCCGGTAG
- the rplT gene encoding 50S ribosomal protein L20, whose protein sequence is MARVKRALNAQKKRRTVLKASKGYRGQRSRLYRKAKEQQLHSLTYAYRDRRARKGEFRKLWISRINAAARANDITYNRLIQGLKAAGVEVDRKNLAEIAVSDPAAFAALVEVAKGALPEDVNAPSGEAA, encoded by the coding sequence ATGGCACGCGTGAAGCGCGCACTCAATGCCCAGAAGAAGCGGCGCACAGTACTCAAGGCGTCGAAGGGCTACCGCGGCCAGCGTTCGCGGCTCTACCGCAAAGCCAAAGAGCAGCAGCTGCATTCGCTGACCTACGCCTACCGGGACCGTCGTGCCCGCAAGGGTGAGTTCCGCAAGCTGTGGATCTCCCGCATCAACGCGGCTGCCCGCGCCAACGACATCACCTATAACCGGTTGATCCAGGGCCTGAAGGCCGCCGGTGTCGAGGTCGATCGCAAGAACCTCGCCGAGATCGCCGTCAGTGACCCCGCTGCGTTCGCCGCGCTGGTCGAGGTCGCCAAGGGCGCGCTGCCGGAGGACGTCAACGCTCCCTCCGGTGAAGCCGCCTGA
- a CDS encoding GAF domain-containing protein: MADAPQARRPGLELLTWLDALGVLSAAAATDTDVNQVLTLVADTARKLLGFDFCGVLVPDPSRQRLRIAGWSGLSDDYVHRVNSDHPIQLDSTSPSSKAFHTGTAVAIRDVTAEPEFAVWAGIAREQGYRAVIAVPLIAHNEVLGTLNGYYAPVHTFTQHAVQRMMLLANHAAIALTSASRLDELRALNLSLLEQRDMLRRSEQIHQRLLGVTLRSGGIDGIAATLRELLGRPVLIDDARHGVLAGDGAQFPDAAWRDAADHDDAGSTPVPVRTDDAAARWFVSAVRLGSEIVARIWFPANDSPLTAIDARAVEHGCLVVALEFLRARTADEVEHRLRGELLADLLASRTAPPEDLLLRANRLGHDLTLPHTAMVAALTGPNGQSEPRLYERALSHVAKFAAGHHPRPLVAMHAGHIVVLWPPVATADETPVATAVHRALQIAVPGAEATVAVSSEHRPTYRESYRIAKGTLEIALRDGRIGTVLTVADLGIVGLLLQIDDSATLREFALRTLGPIVDYDAAHRTELVATLRAYLACRRDRTATAAALVIHPNTVAQRLRRIEKLCRYDLDDPAAMMHYTAAITVHDLAGAP; this comes from the coding sequence ATGGCCGATGCACCGCAAGCTCGGCGGCCGGGGTTGGAGCTGCTGACCTGGCTCGACGCGCTGGGTGTGCTGAGCGCCGCGGCGGCCACCGACACCGATGTGAACCAGGTCCTCACTCTGGTTGCCGACACAGCCAGGAAGCTGCTGGGATTCGACTTCTGTGGGGTGTTGGTGCCCGACCCGTCACGTCAGCGGTTGCGGATCGCCGGGTGGAGCGGCCTGTCGGACGACTATGTGCACCGGGTCAACTCCGACCACCCGATCCAGTTGGACAGCACCTCGCCGTCGAGCAAGGCGTTTCACACCGGCACCGCCGTGGCAATCCGCGATGTGACCGCGGAGCCGGAATTCGCAGTGTGGGCGGGGATCGCTCGCGAGCAGGGCTACCGGGCCGTGATCGCGGTGCCCTTGATCGCCCACAACGAAGTGCTGGGCACGCTGAACGGCTATTACGCACCGGTTCACACCTTCACCCAGCACGCGGTGCAGCGAATGATGTTGCTGGCCAACCACGCAGCCATCGCTTTGACCTCGGCCAGCCGCCTCGACGAGTTACGTGCTCTCAACCTCTCCTTGCTCGAGCAACGGGACATGTTGCGGCGCTCAGAGCAGATTCATCAACGACTACTGGGCGTCACACTGCGCTCCGGTGGCATCGATGGCATCGCTGCGACGCTGCGCGAATTGCTCGGCCGGCCAGTGCTGATCGACGATGCACGCCATGGGGTGCTCGCCGGAGACGGCGCGCAGTTCCCGGACGCGGCCTGGCGGGACGCGGCGGATCACGACGACGCCGGTTCGACACCGGTCCCCGTCCGGACTGACGACGCGGCAGCACGGTGGTTCGTCAGCGCCGTTCGGCTGGGCAGCGAGATCGTCGCGCGAATCTGGTTTCCCGCCAACGATTCTCCCCTCACTGCCATCGACGCGCGGGCGGTCGAGCACGGTTGCCTTGTGGTGGCACTGGAGTTCCTTCGTGCGCGGACGGCCGACGAGGTCGAACACCGGCTGCGCGGCGAATTGCTGGCGGACTTGCTGGCCAGCCGGACGGCACCGCCCGAAGACCTTCTGCTGCGGGCGAACCGCCTCGGCCACGACCTCACGCTGCCGCACACGGCAATGGTCGCCGCACTGACGGGACCGAATGGGCAGTCCGAGCCGCGCTTGTATGAGCGCGCGCTGTCACATGTCGCCAAATTCGCTGCCGGTCACCATCCCCGGCCATTGGTCGCCATGCACGCAGGACACATCGTCGTGTTGTGGCCTCCGGTCGCGACGGCCGATGAAACCCCGGTGGCGACGGCGGTGCACCGAGCTCTGCAAATCGCCGTCCCGGGCGCCGAAGCCACCGTTGCAGTGTCTTCCGAGCACCGTCCGACCTACCGCGAGTCCTACCGCATCGCCAAGGGCACCCTGGAGATCGCGCTCCGAGACGGGCGCATCGGCACGGTCCTCACCGTCGCAGACCTCGGGATCGTCGGATTGCTTCTGCAGATCGACGACTCAGCCACGCTGCGGGAGTTCGCGTTGCGGACCCTCGGGCCGATCGTCGACTACGACGCCGCCCACCGCACCGAACTCGTGGCGACGCTGCGCGCCTATCTCGCCTGCCGGCGGGACCGAACCGCCACCGCCGCAGCCCTGGTCATCCACCCCAACACCGTGGCCCAGCGGTTACGCCGGATCGAGAAGCTGTGCCGCTATGACCTCGATGACCCCGCGGCGATGATGCACTACACCGCGGCGATCACCGTCCACGACCTAGCCGGAGCGCCCTGA
- a CDS encoding MFS transporter, protein MTIETEGPPRAGAGWRREITRTQWLVLAGTTLGWGLDGFAGSLYVLVLGPAMTELLPNSGIDATRASIGMYGGLTMALFLAGWATGGILFGILADYFGRTRVLSVGILTYAVFSAAAAFADNWWQLGILRFIAGLGSGVEAPVGAALIAETWRNRFRARAGGVMMAGYAAGFFAAAGAYALMGSQGWRAMLMLAGLPAFVVWFIRRFVPEPPEISAHLDSRRRRKAQGASAAHDRFVLWRLFAPPLRRPMLVCTALATGALIAFWSVSTWYPQIIRQLTAAADLPAALADHRVAVAAMLFNAGGVAGYASWGFIADLIGRRTTFLLSFLVSALGIAWTFPFERSYAEFLVAMPILGFGLFGALSGTFIYAPELFPPSVRATALAVCNSVGRYITALGPLSAGVIATSWFGGNLGQATAWVSALGLVAVVGLAFAAETRGAPMPADPVVETLVHRTEKSQS, encoded by the coding sequence ATGACGATCGAGACCGAGGGACCACCCAGGGCAGGCGCCGGCTGGCGTCGTGAGATCACTCGTACCCAGTGGCTGGTGCTGGCCGGCACCACGTTGGGATGGGGACTCGACGGCTTCGCCGGCAGCCTCTACGTCCTGGTGCTGGGGCCGGCCATGACCGAACTACTACCCAACAGCGGCATCGACGCGACCCGGGCGTCGATCGGGATGTACGGCGGGCTGACGATGGCTCTGTTCCTCGCGGGGTGGGCGACCGGTGGGATCCTGTTCGGAATTCTCGCCGACTACTTCGGCCGCACCCGGGTGCTCTCGGTCGGCATCCTGACCTACGCGGTGTTCAGCGCCGCGGCGGCGTTCGCGGACAACTGGTGGCAACTGGGCATCCTGCGGTTCATTGCCGGTCTCGGGTCAGGTGTCGAAGCCCCCGTCGGTGCCGCACTGATCGCCGAAACCTGGCGCAACCGCTTCCGTGCCCGCGCTGGCGGGGTGATGATGGCGGGCTACGCTGCCGGCTTCTTCGCCGCCGCGGGCGCCTATGCCCTGATGGGCAGCCAGGGCTGGCGGGCCATGCTGATGCTGGCGGGCCTGCCTGCGTTCGTGGTCTGGTTCATCCGGCGGTTCGTGCCCGAACCACCCGAGATCAGCGCGCACCTCGATTCGCGCCGCCGGCGAAAGGCCCAGGGGGCCAGTGCCGCTCACGACCGGTTCGTGCTGTGGCGGCTGTTCGCGCCGCCGCTGCGACGGCCTATGCTGGTCTGCACCGCCCTCGCCACCGGCGCGCTGATCGCGTTCTGGAGCGTGTCCACCTGGTACCCGCAGATCATCCGGCAGTTGACTGCGGCGGCGGACCTACCGGCGGCCCTGGCCGATCACCGCGTCGCGGTGGCGGCGATGCTGTTCAACGCCGGCGGCGTCGCCGGCTACGCCTCCTGGGGCTTCATCGCCGACCTGATCGGCCGGCGCACGACCTTCCTGCTGAGTTTCCTCGTGTCGGCCCTGGGCATCGCGTGGACGTTCCCGTTCGAACGCAGCTACGCCGAATTCTTGGTGGCCATGCCGATCCTGGGGTTCGGGCTCTTCGGCGCGCTGTCCGGCACGTTCATCTACGCCCCCGAACTGTTCCCGCCCAGTGTCCGGGCCACTGCACTCGCGGTGTGTAACAGCGTCGGTCGCTACATCACCGCACTGGGTCCGCTGAGTGCCGGTGTCATCGCTACGTCGTGGTTCGGCGGCAACCTGGGCCAAGCCACCGCCTGGGTATCGGCGCTGGGCCTGGTGGCCGTGGTCGGTCTGGCGTTCGCCGCCGAGACCCGCGGCGCGCCGATGCCCGCCGACCCCGTCGTCGAAACCTTGGTCCACCGCACGGAAAAGAGCCAGTCATGA
- a CDS encoding DUF1844 domain-containing protein: MTDPTTPPADASDPRARDLADIPAVEVITRAAVMLMSAAAEKIGLSSPDPDSSEHRDLDEARRLITALAGLVTASAEYLGPHAGPVRDGLKSLQLAFREASVAPDEPGHGPGEKYTGPVW, translated from the coding sequence ATGACGGACCCAACCACACCACCAGCTGACGCGAGCGACCCGCGGGCACGCGACCTGGCCGACATCCCCGCCGTGGAAGTCATCACCCGCGCCGCGGTGATGCTGATGAGCGCGGCGGCGGAGAAAATCGGGCTTTCCTCCCCTGATCCCGACAGCAGCGAACACCGCGACCTCGACGAGGCCCGCCGGCTGATCACCGCGCTGGCCGGCTTGGTGACCGCCTCGGCGGAGTATCTCGGCCCGCATGCAGGCCCGGTCCGAGACGGACTGAAGAGTCTGCAGCTGGCTTTCCGGGAAGCCAGCGTTGCTCCCGATGAACCTGGCCACGGCCCGGGCGAGAAATACACCGGCCCCGTCTGGTAG
- the rpmI gene encoding 50S ribosomal protein L35, translated as MPKAKTHSGASKRFRKTGTGKIVRQKANRRHLLEHKATKRTRRLDGRTVVAPNDAKRVNAMLNG; from the coding sequence ATGCCCAAGGCCAAGACTCACAGCGGAGCATCGAAGCGCTTCCGCAAGACCGGCACCGGGAAGATCGTGCGGCAGAAGGCGAACCGTCGCCACCTGCTCGAGCACAAGGCCACCAAGCGCACCCGTCGCCTGGACGGTCGCACCGTCGTGGCACCCAACGACGCCAAGCGCGTCAACGCGATGCTGAACGGCTAA
- a CDS encoding aldehyde dehydrogenase family protein has translation MSHASTATAIRRPIPAGVAPLVRDIVNPSTGDVIATVSEASAADVDVAVARARAAFVDGPWPEMTRTQRGKLLLRMADAIEAAGERLYTLEAQNNGRPITETRAQLSRVPEWFRYNAGLLAAQRAAALPGDGPYLTYQQRLPLGVCGIITPFNHPMLILARSLSAALANGNTVVVKPSELTPLTTLALAEILAEVGLPDGVLNVVTGGRPAGERLTQHPDIAKITLTGGTEAGRAAAVATASRFARVTAELGGKTPIIVFDDVDPVIAAEGAAFAAFVAAGQSCVAGSRFLVHRTIYRRFVEALAARAQAIRVGDPSLPDTQMGPLISAAQRDKVRTMIEAGVAEGARLAAGGGVPDLPQHLQTGFFLQPTVLSDATMTMSVATTEIFGPVAVVIPFDDEAEAVAMANDNRYGLGAGVWTLDVARAHRVAERVVAGMVWVNDHHRLEPSLPWGGVKESGMGKDAGVESFDDFSWVKTIVVRTAAEPVDWYGGHQTDRLN, from the coding sequence ATGAGCCATGCCAGTACTGCGACTGCGATCCGGCGCCCCATACCCGCGGGCGTCGCGCCGCTCGTTCGCGACATCGTGAACCCGTCGACCGGGGATGTCATCGCCACCGTGTCTGAAGCGTCGGCCGCCGATGTCGATGTGGCAGTCGCCAGGGCCCGCGCTGCATTCGTCGACGGCCCGTGGCCGGAGATGACACGCACTCAGCGCGGAAAGTTGTTGCTCCGCATGGCTGATGCCATCGAGGCCGCCGGTGAGCGGCTGTACACACTGGAAGCGCAGAATAACGGACGACCCATCACCGAAACCCGCGCTCAACTGTCTCGGGTACCGGAGTGGTTCCGCTACAACGCCGGTCTGCTGGCGGCGCAGCGTGCCGCCGCGCTACCCGGCGATGGGCCGTACCTGACCTATCAGCAGCGGCTTCCGTTGGGCGTGTGCGGAATCATCACCCCGTTCAATCACCCGATGCTCATCTTGGCCCGCAGCCTGTCGGCGGCGCTGGCCAACGGCAATACCGTCGTGGTCAAGCCGTCGGAACTGACACCGCTCACCACACTGGCATTGGCTGAAATCCTGGCCGAGGTTGGGCTTCCCGACGGAGTGCTCAACGTCGTCACCGGCGGGCGGCCAGCGGGTGAACGGCTCACTCAACACCCCGACATCGCGAAGATCACACTGACCGGTGGTACCGAGGCCGGCCGTGCCGCTGCGGTCGCGACAGCATCACGCTTCGCCCGCGTCACAGCCGAACTCGGCGGCAAGACCCCGATCATCGTCTTCGACGACGTGGATCCCGTCATCGCCGCTGAGGGGGCGGCCTTCGCAGCGTTCGTCGCCGCGGGCCAGTCCTGCGTCGCCGGTTCGCGTTTTCTTGTCCACCGCACCATCTACCGACGTTTCGTCGAGGCGTTGGCCGCCCGCGCACAGGCGATCCGGGTGGGGGATCCGAGCCTGCCTGACACCCAGATGGGGCCGCTCATCAGTGCGGCGCAGCGCGACAAGGTTCGCACCATGATCGAGGCCGGCGTGGCCGAGGGCGCCCGGCTGGCCGCCGGAGGCGGCGTCCCCGACCTGCCGCAGCACCTGCAGACAGGTTTCTTCCTGCAGCCGACCGTGCTGTCCGACGCAACGATGACCATGTCCGTTGCGACCACGGAGATCTTCGGGCCGGTCGCCGTGGTGATCCCCTTTGACGACGAGGCCGAGGCCGTCGCGATGGCCAATGACAACCGGTACGGCCTCGGCGCCGGTGTGTGGACGCTCGATGTCGCTCGCGCTCATCGAGTGGCCGAACGAGTTGTCGCCGGAATGGTGTGGGTGAACGACCACCACCGGCTGGAGCCGTCGTTGCCGTGGGGCGGCGTGAAGGAATCCGGCATGGGCAAGGACGCCGGCGTCGAGTCCTTCGACGACTTCTCGTGGGTCAAGACAATCGTCGTGCGCACCGCCGCTGAGCCGGTCGACTGGTACGGCGGCCATCAGACCGACCGCCTGAACTGA
- the infC gene encoding translation initiation factor IF-3: MSTETRVNERIRVPEVRLIGPGGEQVGIVRIEDALRVAADADLDLVEVAPDAKPPVCKIMDYGKFKYETAQKARESRKNQQQTVVKEQKLRPKIDPHDYETKKGHVIRFLEAGSKVKVTIMFRGREQSRPELGFRLLQRLGADVADYGFIETSAKQDGRNMTMVLAPHRGAKTRAKAAHDADAPAGRPAEAQPTENPETT; encoded by the coding sequence ATCAGCACTGAGACCCGTGTCAACGAGCGCATCCGCGTACCTGAAGTCCGACTGATCGGACCCGGCGGGGAGCAGGTAGGCATCGTGCGCATCGAAGATGCTCTTCGCGTCGCCGCGGATGCCGATCTTGACCTCGTCGAAGTAGCCCCCGACGCCAAGCCGCCGGTTTGCAAGATCATGGACTACGGCAAGTTCAAGTACGAGACAGCCCAGAAGGCGCGCGAGTCCCGCAAGAACCAGCAGCAGACCGTCGTCAAGGAGCAGAAGCTCCGGCCCAAGATCGACCCGCATGACTACGAGACCAAAAAGGGTCACGTGATCCGCTTCCTCGAGGCGGGGTCCAAGGTCAAGGTCACGATCATGTTCCGCGGCCGCGAGCAGTCGCGACCGGAACTCGGGTTCCGACTCCTGCAGCGGCTGGGCGCCGATGTCGCCGATTACGGCTTCATCGAGACCTCCGCCAAGCAGGACGGACGCAACATGACGATGGTGCTGGCACCGCACCGCGGCGCGAAGACTCGCGCCAAGGCGGCGCACGACGCCGACGCCCCCGCGGGGCGCCCGGCCGAGGCGCAACCCACCGAAAACCCAGAGACCACGTAG